A DNA window from Selenomonas sp. oral taxon 126 contains the following coding sequences:
- a CDS encoding LmeA family phospholipid-binding protein produces MWKASAVVLALAALIVAGLFAIPNVVSHMITESLRDRTGAQDVQLSITESPRLVFGEIGALDGVMREGRIGKLFVRELTLTGTNLRFDMGALLSAHELTLTEAERVEMRGVVDEDAIRELITNAADKFADVAVTVQPDHILATAKTRAFGQTFEVTLEGGFVIVSGDLYYKATRISARGLGLNALSLDGLFPDVLVARAGTLPFGLAFETVEAKDGVVILTAGK; encoded by the coding sequence ATGTGGAAAGCATCAGCCGTCGTCCTCGCCCTCGCCGCCCTCATTGTCGCAGGGCTCTTTGCAATCCCGAACGTCGTCTCGCATATGATCACGGAGTCCCTGCGTGACCGCACGGGTGCGCAGGACGTGCAGCTCTCCATCACGGAGAGCCCGCGCCTCGTCTTCGGCGAGATTGGCGCGCTCGACGGCGTGATGCGGGAGGGGCGCATCGGCAAGCTCTTTGTGCGCGAGCTGACGCTCACAGGGACGAACCTCCGCTTTGATATGGGAGCACTCCTCTCTGCGCACGAGCTCACGCTGACCGAGGCGGAGCGCGTGGAGATGCGCGGTGTGGTGGACGAGGACGCAATCCGCGAGCTCATCACGAACGCGGCGGACAAATTCGCCGATGTTGCCGTCACCGTGCAGCCCGACCACATCCTTGCCACAGCAAAGACACGCGCCTTCGGACAGACCTTCGAGGTGACGCTTGAGGGCGGCTTCGTCATCGTGAGCGGCGACCTCTACTACAAGGCGACGCGCATCTCCGCGCGCGGACTCGGGCTGAACGCCCTCAGTCTCGACGGACTCTTCCCCGACGTACTCGTTGCGCGTGCGGGCACGCTCCCCTTTGGTCTGGCATTTGAGACGGTCGAGGCAAAGGACGGCGTGGTGATCCTCACGGCGGGGAAATAA
- a CDS encoding secretion protein HlyD: protein MKSVRLVQIFCPVKETNRTHSKSYVEDLSTQRGRKRCAKMPVLNLSVLP, encoded by the coding sequence ATGAAGTCCGTCAGATTGGTGCAGATTTTTTGTCCTGTCAAGGAGACAAACCGGACGCATAGCAAGAGCTATGTGGAGGATTTGTCGACACAGAGAGGGCGAAAAAGATGCGCCAAGATGCCGGTGCTGAATTTATCAGTGCTTCCTTAG
- the prfB gene encoding peptide chain release factor 2: MLEDLKPILNDLGEKLDQMRISLEIPAKEEKIAELEYKMGEPSFWDDAAAAQKLNQELAALKGGVDTYRDLKGKYEDAETLYEMGIEENDPSMESDIRAELTLIAEGLETLQLEVLLSGDYDANDAILTLHAGAGGTEAQDWTQMLLRMYGRWAERHGFTVETADLQPGDEAGVKSATLFIKGHNAYGFLKSEKGVHRLVRISPFDAQARRHTSFSACDVMPEIDDAVEVPINMDDVRVDYFRASGAGGQHINKTSSAVRMTHEPTGIVVQCQNERSQLQNKEQCLKMLRAKLFELEQEKKEEEIAKLEGVQQKIEWGSQIRSYVFQPYTMVKDVRTNAETGNVQAVMDGELDPFIRAYLNAKANHEF, from the coding sequence ATGCTGGAAGATCTGAAACCGATACTGAATGATCTGGGCGAGAAGCTCGATCAGATGCGCATCTCTCTGGAGATTCCCGCGAAGGAGGAGAAGATCGCCGAGCTCGAGTACAAGATGGGCGAGCCGTCCTTCTGGGACGATGCGGCGGCGGCGCAGAAGCTGAATCAGGAGCTCGCCGCACTCAAGGGCGGCGTCGACACCTATCGTGACCTCAAGGGGAAGTACGAGGATGCTGAGACGCTCTACGAAATGGGCATCGAGGAGAACGATCCCTCGATGGAGAGCGACATCCGCGCGGAGCTGACCCTCATTGCCGAGGGGCTTGAGACACTCCAACTCGAGGTGCTGCTCTCGGGCGACTACGACGCCAACGACGCCATCCTCACGCTCCACGCGGGCGCGGGCGGCACGGAGGCGCAGGACTGGACACAGATGCTCCTCCGTATGTACGGGCGTTGGGCGGAGCGGCACGGCTTCACCGTCGAGACCGCAGACCTGCAGCCGGGCGACGAGGCGGGCGTGAAGTCCGCGACGCTCTTTATCAAGGGGCACAACGCCTACGGCTTTTTGAAGTCCGAGAAGGGCGTGCACCGTCTCGTGCGCATCTCACCGTTTGACGCGCAGGCGCGGCGGCACACGTCGTTCTCTGCGTGCGATGTGATGCCCGAGATCGACGATGCTGTGGAAGTCCCCATCAATATGGACGATGTGCGCGTCGACTATTTCCGCGCGAGCGGCGCGGGCGGACAGCACATCAACAAGACCTCGTCCGCCGTCCGCATGACACACGAGCCGACGGGCATTGTCGTGCAGTGTCAGAACGAGCGCTCACAGCTGCAGAACAAGGAGCAGTGCCTCAAGATGCTCCGTGCAAAGCTCTTTGAGCTTGAGCAGGAGAAGAAGGAAGAGGAGATCGCGAAACTCGAGGGCGTGCAGCAAAAGATCGAGTGGGGCAGCCAGATCCGCTCCTACGTGTTCCAGCCGTACACGATGGTGAAGGACGTGCGCACGAACGCCGAGACGGGCAATGTGCAGGCGGTCATGGACGGCGAGCTCGATCCCTTTATCCGCGCGTATCTGAACGCCAAGGCAAATCACGAGTTCTAA